A window of Gouania willdenowi chromosome 12, fGouWil2.1, whole genome shotgun sequence contains these coding sequences:
- the mtrex gene encoding exosome RNA helicase MTR4, protein MADAFGDGLFDVFDEEEKPTTSKIIPAFVSTDTGKAVEKQVSDKNAVPSVGPKREAADSDGGEEAVFGKKPRLETVSSNDLNLAELMPQVKVEQVETIEGCSHEVALPAADEYKPLKSRVGKAAKEYPFVLDPFQREAILCIDNNQSVLVSAHTSAGKTVCAEYAIAMALREKQRVIFTSPIKALSNQKYREMYEEFQDVGLMTGDVTINPTASCLVMTTEILRSMLYRGSEIMREMAWVVFDEIHYMRDAERGVVWEETIILLPDNVHYVFLSATIPNAKQFAEWICHLHKQPCHVVYTEYRPTPLQHYIFPAGGDGLHLVVDEHGDFREDNFNTAMQVLRDTGDSGNSSGGGKWDPKGRKGGTKGPASVFKIVKMIMERNFQPVIIFSFSKKECEAYALQVAKLDFNRDDEKRLVEEVFNNAIDCLSDEDKKLPQVEHVLPLLKRGIGIHHGGLLPILKETIEILFSEGLLKALFATETFAMGINMPARTVLFTSARKFDGKNHRFITSGEYIQMSGRAGRRGMDDRGIVIFMVDEKMSPAIGKQLLKGSADPLNSAFHLTYNMVLNLLRVEEINPEYMLEKSFYQFQHYRALPGVVEKIKKLEEQYHAIEIPNEESVVAYFKIRQQLAKLGKEILEFIHKPKYCLPFLQPGRLVKVKNEDADFGWGVVVNFSKKANVKISTDTEPLYVVEVLIHCSKESVKNAATEAARPAAAGETGEMQKP, encoded by the exons ATGGCGGACGCTTTTGGAGATGGACTTTTCGACGTGTTTGACGAGGAGGAGAAACCGACCACAAGCAAAATAATCCCTGCGTTCGTTTCAACAGATACAGG GAAAGCTGTTGAAAAACAGGTCTCGGACAAGAATGCTGTTCCATCAGTTGGACCCAAAAGGGAGGCAGCGGACAGTGATGGGGGAGAGGAGGCGGTTTTTGGGAAGAAGCCCCGACTAGAGACAGTTTCATCAAATGACTTAAA TCTTGCAGAATTAATGCCACAAGTGAAGGTGGAGCAAGTAGAAACAATTGAGGGATGTTCtcatgag GTTGCTCTTCCTGCTGCTGATGAATATAAACCATTAAAATCCAGAGTGGGGAAAGCAGCCAAG GAGTATCCCTTTGTCCTCGATCCCTTCCAGCGCGAGGCTATTTTATGTATCGACAACAACCAGTCTGTCCTCGTGTCTGCTCACACGTCTGCCGGCAAAACTGTCTGTGCTGA ATATGCGATAGCGATGGCTCTCAGAGAGAAGCAGAGAGTGATCTTCACCAGCCCCATCAAGGCTCTCTCCAACCAGAAGTACAGAGAGATGTACGAAGAGTTCCAGGATGTGGGACTGATGACCGGTGACGTCACCATCAACCCAACCGCCTCCTGCCTCGTCATGACCACAGAG ATCCTGAGAAGCATGTTGTATCGCGGCTCTGAGATCATGAGGGAGATGGCATGGGTCGTCTTTGATGAGATCCATTATATGAGAGACGCAG AGCGTGGCGTGGTGTGGGAGGAGACCATCATACTTCTTCCCGACAACGTGCATTATGTTTTCCTGTCGGCCACTATTCCCAACGCTAAACAGTTTGCTGAATGGATCTGTCACCTTCACAAGCAG CCGTGCCATGTGGTCTACACAGAATACCGCCCGACTCCACTGCAGCACTACATCTTTCCAGCAGGGGGCGACGGACTCCACCTGGTTGTTGATGAGCAT gGAGACTTCAGAGAAGACAATTTCAACACAGCCATGCAGGTGCTGCGAGACACTGGGGATTCGGGAAACAGCAGCGGAGGCGGCAAGTGGGATCCAAAAGGACGGAAAGGTGGCACCAAAG GTCCGGCCAGTGTTTTTAAGATAGTGAAGATGATCATGGAGAGGAACTTCCAGCCAGTTATCATCTTCAGCTTCAGCAAGAAGGAGTGTGAGGCGTACGCGCTGCAGGTGGCCAAACTGGACTTTAACAGAG ATGATGAGAAACGGCTGGTGGAGGAAGTGTTCAACAACGCCATCGACTGTCTCTCCGACGAGGACAAGAAACTGCCTCAG GTTGAACATGTGCTGCCACTGTTAAAGAGGGGAATAGGAATCCATCATGGTGGACTGCTGCCTATCCTCAAAGAAACCATCGAAATCCTTTTCTCTGAAGGTCTGCTGAAG GCTCTGTTTGCTACAGAAACATTCGCTATGGGAATCAACATGCCAGCTCGCACCGTGCTCTTCACCAGTGCACGCAAGTTTGATGGCAAGAATCACCGCTTT ATCACATCAGGCGAGTACATCCAGATGTCAGGGCGAGCTGGGAGGAGAGGAATGGACGACAGAGGAATCGTTATTTTCATGGTGGATGAGAAAATGAGTCCAGCTATTGGCAAACAGCTCCTTAAG GGCTCAGCGGACCCGCTGAACAGTGCTTTCCACCTGACCTACAACATGGTGCTCAACTTGCTGCGTGTGGAGGAGATCAACCCAGAATACATGCTGGAGAAATCTTTCTACCAGTTTCAGCACTACAGGGCCTTGCCTGGTGTCGTGGAGA aaATCAAGAAACTGGAGGAGCAGTACCACGCCATTGAGATCCCTAATGAGGAAAGTGTGGTGGCTTACTTTAAAATCAGGCAACAGCTGGCCAAGCTGGGTAAAGAGATCCTAGAGTTCATCCATAAACCAAAGTACTGCCTGCCTTTCCTGCAGCCTGGACGACTCGTGAAG GTAAAAAATGAAGACGCTGACTTTGGATGGGGAGTTGTTGTAAACTTTAGTAAGAAAGCCAATGTGAAG atCAGCACAGACACAGAGCCGCTGTACGTGGTGGAGGTTTTGATTCACTGCAGTAAAGAAAGTGTTAAAAACGCTGCGACGGAGGCTGCGAGGCCTGCAGCTGCTGGTGAAACAGGAGAAATGCAG aaaccgtga